A single Phoenix dactylifera cultivar Barhee BC4 chromosome 1, palm_55x_up_171113_PBpolish2nd_filt_p, whole genome shotgun sequence DNA region contains:
- the LOC120104226 gene encoding uncharacterized protein LOC120104226: protein MVSPKKLEKAKSDWSSSTVLVRSLGRRIPADWIGRELTAKVKFGYEAETFQLAEDYVAMRFRREEDREAAMMGGLWLVAGQLLVMECWQANFVLGVNKINRLLVWVQLPGLPLEFWAKDTIMEVAAAAGRPVAMDGFTESRRRMGYAQVKVEVDASLPLWSSVFLRGWSNKVWQNFAYESLPVVCYRCGLIGHGEEDCGAANWMPGRETGAETGGPKAWDVKEEHETWRQPTRRLFGESNVEYSSRGSLSSR, encoded by the exons ATGG TCTCACCAAAGAAGCTTGAGAAGGCCAAGAGTGATTGGAGCTCTTCGACGGTGCTTGTCCGCAGTCTAGGTCGAAGAATCCCGGCAGACTGGATTGGTAGAGAGCTGACTGCAAAAGTGAAGTTCGGCTATGAGGCCGAGACCTTCCAGCTTGCCGAGGACTATGTGGCCATGCGGTTTAGGAGGGAGGAAGATCGGGAGGCGGCAATGATGGGCGGGCTATGGCTGGTCGCTGGTCAGCTATTGGTTATGGAATGCTGGCAGGCCAATTTCGTCCTTGGAGTGAACAAGATCAATCGACTCTTGGTCTGGGTCCAGTTACCAGGATTGCCGTTGGAGTTTTGGGCGAAGGACACCATCATGGAGGTGGCAGCGGCGGCCGGAAGACCGGTTGCGATGGACGGTTTCACCGAGAGTCGGAGGAGGATGGGTTATGCACAAGTTAAGGTAGAGGTGGATGCTAGTCTGCCATTATGGTCGAGCGTGTTTCTCAGGGGTTGGAGTAACAAAGTCTGGCAGAATTTTGCGTACGAGAGCCTGCCGGTAGTGTGCTATCGGTGCGGCCTCATTGGGCATGGTGAGGAGGACTGTGGGGCAGCCAACTGGATGCCAGGCAGGGAGACTGGAGCCGAAACTGGGGGACCAAAGGCATGGGATGTCAAGGAGGAACACGAGACTTGGAGACAGCCGACGAGAAGGCTGTTCGGGGAAAGCAACGTCGAGTATTCGAGCCGTGGCTCACTATCAAGCAGGTAA
- the LOC103720636 gene encoding mediator of RNA polymerase II transcription subunit 21-like, which yields MDIISQLQEQVNTIALLALNTFGALQRDAPPVRLSSNYPEPTTNPSEETINITEHTKTTSATLVQAAKTFDALVAALPLSGEDEQLKRIAELQAENEAVGLELEKQLQGAERELKQVQELFNQAAHNCLNLKKPD from the exons ATGGACATAATCTCTCAGCTACAAGAACAAGTCAATACAATCGCACTTCTTGCTTTGAATACTTTTGGAGCACTGCAAAGAGATGCCCCACCAGTCCGACTTTCATCAAATTATCCTGAACCGACTACTAACCCCTCAGAGGAGACAATAAACATTACAGAGCATACCAAGACAACGAGTGcaactttggttcaagctgcaAAAACA TTTGATGCACTTGTTGCTGCCTTGCCATTATCAGGAGAAGATGAACAATTGAAAAGAATTGCGGAACTCCAG GCAGAGAACGAAGCCGTAGGTCTGGAACTTGAAAAACAACTCCAGGGTGCAG AACGGGAATTGAAGCAGGTTCAAGAGCTGTTTAATCAGGCAGCACACAATTGTTTGAACTTGAAGAAACCAGACTGA